Proteins encoded in a region of the Ziziphus jujuba cultivar Dongzao chromosome 3, ASM3175591v1 genome:
- the LOC125423563 gene encoding protein RETARDED ROOT GROWTH, mitochondrial-like has protein sequence MGRWRRASFLLHHITAAAKSLALNPSFSSKPVHLSNRSRPTYHFLSLRRFSALPSRVLVDTDEFDSEDPHSCQNYGFGVQEDEDTGKIPVKAYFLCTSYFGILVKLVRGEEKRGANAKGSAAEGRALAKISRVRKPSIWAVPASCANRTAAILITFLVRI, from the exons ATGGGCAGGTGGAGACGAGCTTCCTTTCTTCTCCACCACATAACCGCTGCAGCCAAATCTCTTGCTCTAAACCCTTCTTTCTCTTCCAAGCCTGTCCATCTTTCAAATCGTTCAAGACCCACTTACCATTTCCTCAGTTTAAGACGTTTCTCTGCACTCCCATCTCGGGTCCTTGTTGATACCGATGAATTTGATTCTGAGGATCCACACTCTTGTCAAAACTATGGATTTGGAGTCCAGGAAGATGAGGATACAGGAAAGATTCCTGTCAAAGCCTATTTTCTCTGTACCAG ctattttggaattttggtaAAGCTGGTGCgaggagaagagaagagaggTGCGAATGCAAAGGGAAGCGCTGCGGAGGGGAGAGCTTTGGCCAAAATTTCACGCGTGAGGAAGCCTTCAATCTGGGCCGTTCCTGCCAGCTGTGCAAATCGAACGGCTGCCATTCTGATCACATTTTTGGTCCGCATATAA
- the LOC107422490 gene encoding elongation factor 1-alpha, translating to MGKGKLHINILVMGHAESGKSTTTGHLIYKLGGIDKRVMERVEKEAAEMNKSSFKYAWVLDELKAGSERDITNIDKAMWKFETDEYNFTVTDARGHPDFINNIITGAWQADCAILIVDSTNTGGFEVGTFEPELLAYFLGVKQMICCINKMDATTPIYSKGRYDEIVKSTSYYLKTIGYDPVKIRFVPISGLEGDNLIERSNNLPWYKGSTLLEALDQIQKPKRPFDKPLRLPIQDVYKIDGGIGTVVVGRVETGTLKAGMKVTFGPTGLTAKVKSIEINQKAVEEALAGDNVSFKLKKKIDPKDLRRGYVAFNFKDDPAKQAISFTSQIIITNHHVGQISEGYTPIIDFCSCSGAVEIEKFHSKIDPTTGMEVEKEPEFLQKGDAAIVEMIPKKPMVVETLGECLPLGRFMIRDKELIVGVGVVKSVEKKEYPNKGKSTKSAFMEGCKKFGAAMANGGEKFWAAIANGGKKFGNVLVNGFVAAGVQLALHYIN from the exons atgggTAAGGGGAAGCTCCACATTAACATTTTGGTCATGGGCCATGCTGAATCTGGCAAGTCAACCACGACTGGCCATCTTATCTACAAGCTTGGAGGAATTGACAAACGTGTTATGGAGAGGGTTGAGAAGGAAGCTGCTGAGATGAACAAGAGTTCATTCAAGTATGCTTGGGTGCTTGACGAGCTCAAGGCTGGAAGTGAGCGTGATATCACCAATATTGATAAGGCGATGTGGAAGTTTGAGACAGACGAGTACAATTTCACTGTCACTGATGCTCGTGGGCATCCCGACTTTATCAACAACATAATCACCGGGGCTTGGCAAGCTGACTGTGCTATTCTCATTGTTGATTCCACCAATACTGGTGGTTTTGAAGTTGGTACTTTTGAGCCTGAATTGCTTGCTTACTTCCTTGGTGTCAAGCAGATGATCTGTTGCATCAATAAG ATGGATGCGACCACTCCCATTTACTCAAAGGGGAGGTACGATGAAATTGTAAAGTCAACCTCTTACTACTTGAAGACGATTGGCTATGACCCAGTCAAGATTCGTTTTGTTCCCATCTCAGGTTTAGAAGGGGACAACCTGATTGAGAGGTCGAATAACCTTCCCTGGTACAAGGGTTCAACTCTCCTTGAAGCACTTGACCAGATTCAGAAGCCTAAGAGACCCTTTGACAAGCCTCTTAGGCTACCAATTCAGGATGTTTACAAGATCGACGGCGGAATTGGAACCGTCGTAGTTGGTCGCGTAGAGACAGGAACACTCAAGGCGGGTATGAAGGTCACATTTGGCCCAACTGGACTCACCGCTAAAGTCAAGTCTATTGAAATTAATCAAAAGGCTGTTGAAGAGGCCTTGGCTGGTGACAATGTTAGTTTCAAACTGAAGAAGAAGATCGATCCAAAGGATCTAAGGCGTGGGTATGTTGCATTCAACTTTAAAGATGATCCTGCTAAACAAGCTATTAGTTTCACATCCCAGATCATTATCACCAACCACCATGTAGGCCAGATTTCTGAAGGATATACGCCAATTATTGATTTCTGCAGCTGTAGTGGTGCTGTAGAGATTGAGAAATTCCATAGCAAGATTGACCCGACCACCGGCATGGAGGTTGAGAAAGAGCCTGAATTTTTGCAGAAGGGTGATGCAGCGATTGTGGAGATGATTCCCAAAAAGCCAATGGTTGTGGAGACTCTCGGCGAGTGTCTACCACTGGGACGGTTTATGATCCGTGACAAGGAACTGATTGTTGGTGTTGGGGTTGTTAAAAGTGTGGAGAAGAAGGAATATCCTAATAAAGGTAAGAGCACAAAGTCTGCTTTCATGGAGGGTTGTAAGAAATTTGGGGCTGCTATGGCTAATGGAGGAGAGAAATTTTGGGCTGCTATAGCTAACGGAGGTAAGAAATTTGGAAATGTTTTGGTTAATGGATTTGTTGCAGCAGGGGTGCAGCTTGCTCTACATTACATTAACTGA
- the LOC107422507 gene encoding uncharacterized protein LOC107422507 isoform X1 codes for MAGVSLKCGDCGVLLKSVEEAQEHAELTSHSNFSESTEAVLNLVCSTCGKPCRSKTESDLHTKRTGHIEFVDKTSEAAKPISLEVPKAPDGGAEGSFDASSSQSEEMVVPEVDKKLLEELEGMGFPTARATRALHYSGNTSLEDAVNWVVEHENDNDIDEMPLVPANTKVEASKPSLTPEEVKAKQQELRERARKKKEEEEKIMEKEREKERIRVGKELLEAKRIEEENERKRILALRKAEKEEERRAREKIRQKLEEDKAERRRKLGLPPEDTSAAKSSAPVVEEKKSFLPIRPATKVEQMRECLRSLKQNHKEDDAKVKKAFQTLLTFVGNVARNPDEEKFRKIRLSNQSFQERVGALRGGIEFLELCGFEKQEGGEFLILPREKVDRVVLNSAGSELDSAIKNPFFGVL; via the exons ATGGCGGGCGTATCCCTCAAGTGCGGGGACTGTGGGGTTCTGCTGAAGTCCGTCGAGGAAGCTCAAGAACACGCCGAGCTGACCTCCCACTCTAACTTCTCCGAGTCCACCGAAGCCGTCCTCAACCTCGTCTGCTCTACTTGTGGAAAACCATGCCGATCCAAAACT GAAAGCGATTTGCATACCAAAAGAACTGGGCACATTGAATTTGTGGATAAGACTTCGGAGGCAGCAAAGCCCATAAGTTTGGAGGTCCCAAAGGCACCTGATGGAGGGGCGGAAGGATCTTTTGATGCGAGTTCTAGCCAGTCTGAAG aaatgGTTGTACCGGAGGTTGACAAAAAGCTGCTTGAGGAACTTGAAGGAATGGGTTTTCCAACAGCGCGAGCAACACGTGCCCTTCATTATTCTG GTAATACGAGCTTGGAGGATGCAGTGAATTGGGTAGTGGAACATGAGAATGATAATGACATAGATGAGATGCCACTG GTACCAGCAAATACAAAAGTTGAGGCTTCGAAGCCTTCTCTTACTCCAGAAGAAGTGAAAGCCAAACAACAAGAGCTAAG GGAAAGAGCTcgcaagaagaaagaagaagaagagaagataatggaaaaagagagagaaaag GAGAGGATTCGAGTGGGCAAGGAACTTTTAGAAGCAAAGAGAATTgaggaagaaaatgaaagaaaaag AATATTAGCCTTACGGAAAGCAGAGAAAGAGGAAGAGAGAAGAGCTAGAGAAAAAATTCGTCAAAAGTTGGAAGAAGACAAG GCAGAAAGAAGGCGGAAACTTGGATTGCCACCAGAAGATACTTCAGCTGCTAAATCTTCTGCACCTGTTGTGGAAGAGAAAAAG AGCTTTCTACCAATTAGGCCTGCCACCAAAGTAGAGCAAATGAGAGAGTGTCTACGTTCTCTTAAGCAGAACCACAAG GAGGATGATGCAAAAGTGAAGAAAGCATTCCAGACTCTTCTAACATTTGTAGGAAATGTTGCCAGAAATCCAGATGAGGAGAAATTCAGAAAAATTAGACTCAGTAACCAATCTTTTCAG GAAAGAGTCGGGGCGCTGAGAGGCGGAATCGAGTTTCTGGAGCTGTGTGGATTTGAGAAACAAGAAGGAGGCGAGTTCCTGATTTTACCCAGGGAGAAGGTTGACAGGGTAGTGCTGAATTCAGCTGGGTCTGAACTGGACTCTGCAATAAAGAATCCCTTTTTCGGAGTTCTTTAA
- the LOC107422507 gene encoding uncharacterized protein LOC107422507 isoform X2, with translation MAGVSLKCGDCGVLLKSVEEAQEHAELTSHSNFSESTEAVLNLVCSTCGKPCRSKTESDLHTKRTGHIEFVDKTSEAAKPISLEVPKAPDGGAEGSFDASSSQSEEMVVPEVDKKLLEELEGMGFPTARATRALHYSGNTSLEDAVNWVVEHENDNDIDEMPLVPANTKVEASKPSLTPEEVKAKQQELRERARKKKEEEEKIMEKEREKERIRVGKELLEAKRIEEENERKRILALRKAEKEEERRAREKIRQKLEEDKAERRRKLGLPPEDTSAAKSSAPVVEEKKSFLPIRPATKVEQMRECLRSLKQNHKEDDAKVKKAFQTLLTFVGNVARNPDEEKFRKIRLSNQSFQDFLDGISYLCWNIPPNNNFYSYLHYANGLFYLH, from the exons ATGGCGGGCGTATCCCTCAAGTGCGGGGACTGTGGGGTTCTGCTGAAGTCCGTCGAGGAAGCTCAAGAACACGCCGAGCTGACCTCCCACTCTAACTTCTCCGAGTCCACCGAAGCCGTCCTCAACCTCGTCTGCTCTACTTGTGGAAAACCATGCCGATCCAAAACT GAAAGCGATTTGCATACCAAAAGAACTGGGCACATTGAATTTGTGGATAAGACTTCGGAGGCAGCAAAGCCCATAAGTTTGGAGGTCCCAAAGGCACCTGATGGAGGGGCGGAAGGATCTTTTGATGCGAGTTCTAGCCAGTCTGAAG aaatgGTTGTACCGGAGGTTGACAAAAAGCTGCTTGAGGAACTTGAAGGAATGGGTTTTCCAACAGCGCGAGCAACACGTGCCCTTCATTATTCTG GTAATACGAGCTTGGAGGATGCAGTGAATTGGGTAGTGGAACATGAGAATGATAATGACATAGATGAGATGCCACTG GTACCAGCAAATACAAAAGTTGAGGCTTCGAAGCCTTCTCTTACTCCAGAAGAAGTGAAAGCCAAACAACAAGAGCTAAG GGAAAGAGCTcgcaagaagaaagaagaagaagagaagataatggaaaaagagagagaaaag GAGAGGATTCGAGTGGGCAAGGAACTTTTAGAAGCAAAGAGAATTgaggaagaaaatgaaagaaaaag AATATTAGCCTTACGGAAAGCAGAGAAAGAGGAAGAGAGAAGAGCTAGAGAAAAAATTCGTCAAAAGTTGGAAGAAGACAAG GCAGAAAGAAGGCGGAAACTTGGATTGCCACCAGAAGATACTTCAGCTGCTAAATCTTCTGCACCTGTTGTGGAAGAGAAAAAG AGCTTTCTACCAATTAGGCCTGCCACCAAAGTAGAGCAAATGAGAGAGTGTCTACGTTCTCTTAAGCAGAACCACAAG GAGGATGATGCAAAAGTGAAGAAAGCATTCCAGACTCTTCTAACATTTGTAGGAAATGTTGCCAGAAATCCAGATGAGGAGAAATTCAGAAAAATTAGACTCAGTAACCAATCTTTTCAG GATTTTCTGGATGGAATATCCTACTTATGTTGGAATATCCCACCGAACAACAATTTCTATTCTTATTTACATTATGCAAATGGGTTGTTCTACCTTCACTGA